A genomic segment from Bos mutus isolate GX-2022 chromosome 14, NWIPB_WYAK_1.1, whole genome shotgun sequence encodes:
- the NDRG1 gene encoding protein NDRG1 isoform X2, with protein MSRELQDVDLAEVKPLVEKGEEQDIETLHGSIHVTLCGTPKGNRPVILTYHDIGMNHKTCYNPLFNSEDMQEITQHFAVCHVDAPGQQDGAASFPTGYMYPSMDQLAEMLPGVLQQFGLKSIIGMGTGAGAYILTRFALNNPEMVEGLVLINVNPCAEGWMDWAASKISGWTQALPDMVVSHLFGKEEMQNNVEVVHAYRHHVMNDMNPGNLQLFINAYNSRRDLEIERPMPGAHTVTLQCPALLVVGDSSPAVDAVVECNSKLDPTKTTLLKMADCGGLPQISQPAKLAEAFKYFVQGMGYMPSASMTRLMRSRTASGSSVTSLEGARSRSHTSEGTRSRSHTSEGTRSRSHTSEGTRLDIIPNSGGPGSSAGPNSTEVSC; from the exons GAGCAGGACATTGAGACTTTGCATGGCTCCATTCACGTCACGCTGTGTGGGACCCCCAAGGGGAACCGGCCCGTCATCCTGACCTACCACGACATTGGGATGAACC ACAAAACCTGCTACAACCCTCTCTTCAACTCCGAGGACATGCAGGAGATCACCCAGCACTTTGCCGTCTGCCACGTGGATGCCCCCGGCCAGCAGGACGGCGCTGCGTCCTTCCCCACGGG GTACATGTATCCCTCCATGGACCAGTTGGCTGAAATGCTCCCCGGAGTCCTGCAGCAGTTTGG GCTGAAGAGCATCATTGGAATGGGAACTGGAGCAGGTGCCTACATACTCACTCGCTTTGCT CTCAACAACCCCGAGATGGTGGAGGGCCTTGTGCTCATCAACGTGAACCCGTGTGCGGAAGGCTGGATGGACTGGGCCGCCTCCAAG ATCTCCGGATGGACCCAAGCCCTTCCAGACATGGTGGTGTCGCACCTCTTCGGGAAG GAGGAAATGCAGAATAACGTGGAGGTGGTCCACGCCTACCGACACCACGTCATGAACGACATGAACCCTGGCAACTTGCAGCTGTTCATCAACGCCTACAACAG CCGGCGGGACCTGGAGATCGAGCGGCCGATGCCTGGAGCCCACACGGTCACCCTGCA gtgTCCTGCTCTGTTGGTGGTTGGGGACAGTTCTCCTGCTGTGGACGCTGTG GTGGAGTGCAACTCAAAACTGGACCCAACGAAGACCACTCTCCTCAAG ATGGCAGATTGCGGTGGCCTCCCGCAGATCTCTCAG CCGGCCAAGCTAGCCGAGGCCTTCAAGTACTTCGTGCAGGGCATGGGATACA tgCCCTCCGCCAGCATGACCCGCTTGATGAGGTCTCGCACAGCGTCAGGCTCCAGCGTCACGTCCCTGGAGGGTGCCCGCAGCCGCTCGCACACCAGCGAGGGCACTCGCAGCCGCTCGCACACCAGCGAGGGCACTCGCAGCCGCTCGCACACCAGCGAGGGCACGCGGCTGGACATCATCCCCAACTCTGGCGGCCCCGGGAGCAGCGCCGGGCCCAACTCCACGGAGGTGTCCTGCTAG
- the NDRG1 gene encoding protein NDRG1 isoform X1, with protein sequence MSRELQDVDLAEVKPLVEKGETITGLLQEFDVQEQDIETLHGSIHVTLCGTPKGNRPVILTYHDIGMNHKTCYNPLFNSEDMQEITQHFAVCHVDAPGQQDGAASFPTGYMYPSMDQLAEMLPGVLQQFGLKSIIGMGTGAGAYILTRFALNNPEMVEGLVLINVNPCAEGWMDWAASKISGWTQALPDMVVSHLFGKEEMQNNVEVVHAYRHHVMNDMNPGNLQLFINAYNSRRDLEIERPMPGAHTVTLQCPALLVVGDSSPAVDAVVECNSKLDPTKTTLLKMADCGGLPQISQPAKLAEAFKYFVQGMGYMPSASMTRLMRSRTASGSSVTSLEGARSRSHTSEGTRSRSHTSEGTRSRSHTSEGTRLDIIPNSGGPGSSAGPNSTEVSC encoded by the exons GAGCAGGACATTGAGACTTTGCATGGCTCCATTCACGTCACGCTGTGTGGGACCCCCAAGGGGAACCGGCCCGTCATCCTGACCTACCACGACATTGGGATGAACC ACAAAACCTGCTACAACCCTCTCTTCAACTCCGAGGACATGCAGGAGATCACCCAGCACTTTGCCGTCTGCCACGTGGATGCCCCCGGCCAGCAGGACGGCGCTGCGTCCTTCCCCACGGG GTACATGTATCCCTCCATGGACCAGTTGGCTGAAATGCTCCCCGGAGTCCTGCAGCAGTTTGG GCTGAAGAGCATCATTGGAATGGGAACTGGAGCAGGTGCCTACATACTCACTCGCTTTGCT CTCAACAACCCCGAGATGGTGGAGGGCCTTGTGCTCATCAACGTGAACCCGTGTGCGGAAGGCTGGATGGACTGGGCCGCCTCCAAG ATCTCCGGATGGACCCAAGCCCTTCCAGACATGGTGGTGTCGCACCTCTTCGGGAAG GAGGAAATGCAGAATAACGTGGAGGTGGTCCACGCCTACCGACACCACGTCATGAACGACATGAACCCTGGCAACTTGCAGCTGTTCATCAACGCCTACAACAG CCGGCGGGACCTGGAGATCGAGCGGCCGATGCCTGGAGCCCACACGGTCACCCTGCA gtgTCCTGCTCTGTTGGTGGTTGGGGACAGTTCTCCTGCTGTGGACGCTGTG GTGGAGTGCAACTCAAAACTGGACCCAACGAAGACCACTCTCCTCAAG ATGGCAGATTGCGGTGGCCTCCCGCAGATCTCTCAG CCGGCCAAGCTAGCCGAGGCCTTCAAGTACTTCGTGCAGGGCATGGGATACA tgCCCTCCGCCAGCATGACCCGCTTGATGAGGTCTCGCACAGCGTCAGGCTCCAGCGTCACGTCCCTGGAGGGTGCCCGCAGCCGCTCGCACACCAGCGAGGGCACTCGCAGCCGCTCGCACACCAGCGAGGGCACTCGCAGCCGCTCGCACACCAGCGAGGGCACGCGGCTGGACATCATCCCCAACTCTGGCGGCCCCGGGAGCAGCGCCGGGCCCAACTCCACGGAGGTGTCCTGCTAG